In Malus sylvestris chromosome 2, drMalSylv7.2, whole genome shotgun sequence, the genomic stretch CTTATTACTTACCAGGCTTCGTTTCTTTAACCGTGAATGAAGATGCTTTATACTTTGCTGTCTCTAAAAGATGAGAATTTGCACAACCAAAATTCCCAAGTAGTTGGGGGCTGCTTGAGTTTGCTTTTGAAAGGGTTAAAAACGTTTTCTTTGACAATCAAATGCGCCTATAGCTGTAGTTGGTTTAAAAACTTGAAAGATATAACGATTCATAGAAATCAGAGGCGCTTTTTGAAGGACTTGACAaatgctatttttctttttttccaaaaattccaacgtatttaaaataaaaacaggTCGACTGAAGCAATTCTCtatttttatgttaattttttgttattaattttcttcaattcattcgattttATGGTCGAAAATTAAGAGGGATATGTGAGAATTAAAAATAGGTCGATAGCACTACTCTTGACGAAAATTTTGCTAGTGCACTGGTGGAGCTGCTTTCAAAGCACATCATTCACCGTGACATAAAAAGtgcaaacattttgattgatttGGATATCAATCAAAGAGCGGATGGAACACCTGTTGTGAAGGTCTCTGATTTTGATAGAGCGGTCCTCCTTCCAGCTTACTTGCATACACGCTGCATCGCCCCCATAGGAATACCTCCTGCTCATGTTTCCGTTAGGACACCTCGCGGGATTGCCCCTGAGGTTTTGCGAGCAGTGCAAGAACACAATATGTACGGATTGGAAGTTGATCAACTTCTGACGAGGGGAAAACGACCATATATAGTTAACAGATGACTTTGAGGTGGTTCGGTCGTTGAATGAGCCAGTAAAGACTCAAGCTGGTGTGGCGCTTGAGGGAACAGAGGCTGACTTTAGACACAATGAGATTTCTTGTTGACTTGTTCTACCAATGTACTGAGGTGAATCTGCAGAATCGTCCTACGGCTGACATGACAACCTCTATGAAGTCAGAACTGATATTGGAGCACAGCAAAAATCTTTTGACATCAGGAACTTAGAAATCCTAGGTTaaaaattaggtaataaattctTATTTGTTTTGAGCCTTAATTGTGCAATATCAATTGGGATCAATATTAGTCGATCTACTCCGATTGTGATTTTAAAAGAGGCTAAAAAATTGAAGTATATAATTAGGATTCTAAATCCAATGAATAAACTCAAGATTCAATAGGATAAAACTTAACATTAACTGTGATTAAATCCTTAAATGACGTGACTAGGGATGGCAATTTAATCCATCAAACCCGATACCCGCAGGTAACCGGTCTGAACAATTCGGTTTCGGGGATTAAATTTCGGGTTTTTTACAATTATGGGTAACCGTTGGGTAAATTATTCGGTTTCAGGTTCGTTTATGGTTATAGGGGTATCCGTTCCAAACCCGTACCCGAAGCCGCCCCgttttcattatttaataaaatatatatatatatatatatatatatatatttattattggcTTAAATGTTAATCCTTGTGTTTTAGTCATTGAGTCAATTTAGTCCctgtgttttcaatttggccaatttgGTCCTTGTGTTTTAGTCATTGGGtcaatttagtccatgtgttttcaatttggccaatttgGTCCTTGTGTTTATCTCCGTtagccaattaaggacattttatccaatttttgaaaaaaaaattataaattattataaacttatttataaaattatttatttgattctaaaatatttaaaaatgaaataaaatttaaaattaaaaaaaaaaaaaatctcctcCCAACTCTCCGACCTCCTCCCTaacattaaaataaatgggCCTGATTTAATAATCCGGTGCTTATTTAATACaaggcttaaatgtcaaaatagtATCTGTGTTATAGCCATATAGCCAATTTAGTCTCCGTGTTTTTTATTTGGCTAATTTAGTCATCATGTTTGTCTATGTtagccaattaaggacatttcattcaatctcttttaaaaaattcataaaaaaaattttatgAGATATAATTACCCTTTCTCTTTACAGAAAAATGAAAGTCAATgagaaataacacatataaGAGATAAAACCTTCAATCTGAAAAATGATTAAGGTTGTGACATAGAAAAGAGAGGGGGTAAGGTTAGGGAGGAGGTTGGAAAGCTGGGAggagaatatatattttttaatttttaaatattttaaatcaaataaataattttataaataagtttataataatttataatttttttttcaaaaattggataaaatgtCCGTAATTGGCTAACGGAGATAAACACAAGGACcaaattggccaaattgaaaacacatggactaaattgaCTCAATGACTAAAACACAAGGACCATTTTAACATTTAAAcctttattatttatatttttttatagaagaaTGAAAGATCAGGAGTTCACAAAACCATATACTCATCGACAAGGGAAGCTAAACAAATGAGATCAAAGTCTACATGAAGAGCCGCCCTATCTTCCCCAGAATGAACTCTCCAATGTAAAACCACCGATGCTGTCTGCCGTTGATGGTATGGAGATAAAATCTACAACTGACAAGGAGAAGCTTTCATAGTCTGTTTCTGTTTTGTAAACTTTGTAACTCCTAGTCCTAGATAAATTAGTATGATGTAGAACAGATGGCAGAGGTGACTGAAGAGCAGTTCGGAAGATGCAAAACTGGCAGCAAGACTAGCGGAGTGCAGGACTGGTGGTCGGTGTCAGAATAAGGCTTATAATACGCAAAACTGTCAGCAAGACTCACTAGGTTCTGTTGTGACATAAGGGCAATTTTGGCCAAAACCTTCGTTTACTATCCCAAAACTGTATCTTAAGTTTTGGGGATACTTTTGGAATTTTGTTAATTATCTGTTTTCCTATTTGGACGTTAAGTCCTATTATGGTTTGGATTTGTATTTGAACTTATAAGTACACCTTCTTGGTGTTAGGGTTTTGTTATCTTATTCTTATTACCAATCAAACTTGGGTTTAATTTACCTCTCTTTCTCCCGAGAGAATTCTAGGTTTACCAGTATTTTCTAGCCAAGGAATATCCTTCTATGTTGTATCCCAATGCGTCAAGTATTATGTCTGTAATCTCTATCTATATTAACGTGAAGCCTCAGCTCAAAACATAGAGTTGAGTTTACACAATTTTCAATTATACATCTTTCATCCAGTTCTCTAAATATATAGAGAGAAAAGAAGATGGGCAACAAAATATGCAACGGAAACAAAAGGGGCACCAGCAACAAATTCGGTAAGCACCTTTCCGAAGTGGTAAAAAATGTATGCGACTTCTGTCTTCAGTCAATTCATCTCGAAAACTCATTCAACATCAAAGGGTGCACTCATTCTTACTGTCAACAGTGCATTGTTAAATTCATAGTGTCCAACCTCCAATTAAATGTCACTTCCATTACCTGCCCTGTACCGGGCTGTGCCGGTGTCTTAGACCCAGAGCACTGCCGCCAAATCCTCCCATCCGACGTCTTTGTTTCATGGAGCAATGCCTTATCTGAGTCTGTACTTTCCCCTGAGAGCGATATTGACTCAACCTTCATATGTGATTTCTGTGTTGAGCCAGTTAACCTGAAAGACTCATTTAACATAAGGGGTTGCACCCATTTTTACTGTCAAGGTTGCATTGTCAAATTCATAGCTTCCAAGCGCCAAGACAATGTCACTCGCATTATGTGCCCTGTACCAGGCTGCACCGGCACGTTAGACCTAGAATACTGTCGTGCAATTCTCCCGAAAGATGTTTGTGATAGGTGGGGAAAGGCCTTATGTGAATCTGTGGTTATGGCCCTTATGGGGACTGGGAAGAAGTACTTATACTGTCCCTTCAATGCGTGCTCGGCGCTGTTGATTCATGAGGATCCGGAGGGTACCACTCAGTCTGTGTGTCCTCATTGCAAAAGAGAATTTTGCGCCAAGTGTAAGGTTCCTTGGCATACCGAATTTGATTGTGCCAATTTTCAGAAACTGGAAAAGAGGGGTGAAGACAAGATGCTGGAAGAGCTTGCCAAGAAGAAGAGGTGGAGGAGGTGTCCAAATTGCAAGTACTATGTTGAAAGAAAATCTGGGTGCAGCTACATGAAATGCAGGTCAGTTTTGTACttctctgcttttttttttcatctcctaGACCCTACGTAAAACGGGACCTttttattgattaattttctAAGGGGCTGTTTTGATAgataaccatttttttttttcaattatcaaACGGCCCCGTTAGTGTAAAATGCTGTTGTATCAAAAAAAGAAAGTTTGATTGATGCAGACCTAGGTATAGCTAAGTTGCTTAGATTAATGTGTGCTTCCTCCCGTTCGACTTTAATTATATAAGAGTATTGCtcgaataaataaaatttaattagctGATGGATTTCCAATTTGAATTACTTCTAGATTAAGATACTATATTACCCTCCTACAACTTAGATGGACTTTATATTTTGGTATAGATTTTTGTTTCATCGtcattcattattttttttttttctgatggaTTTCTTGTAGGTGTCAATATATATTTTGTTACAAATGTGGAGCAAAAAGATCAGATGCTTTTcaccactgttctaaaaatccccgcctagcgccgcctaggcccCCCCTTGCGCCGCCTAGGCCTCGCCTAGCGCAGCCTAGGCCTCGCCTAgcaccgcctaggcgctagatgATTGACAACCGTCCCGATTAAtgtctaggcgtttgaaaattaagaaatggtgTCTAGACTTGCTGAGGCGCACGCCTAGACCTCCTAGGCACCCGCCAAGCCCGCCTAGACCCGCTTAGGCACCtgcctaggttgcgactcacttagacagtaaacagataactttcattttgtattttattattttcaataaattgtaagagatttgttgaatacttaaatgaacacacattatatgcttgttctccatattttcattatgttccaatacttcataatatatatgttattttattttgtagtttatgatgtaattatatatattttaagtataaacagacacttatttacacgaaatataatagatttacttataTCCGCTTAGGCCCCTCCTAGCCACCTAGACGCTAGGCCCCAACCTACCGCCCGACTAGCGTCtaacatcttttagaacctATCTTTTCACTGTCCGTAGGAATTAAATCTGCTGATGATGACTGAGCTCGAAAAATAGTGAAACGATTGATGTACGTAGTGTTTTTTGTGATAGGTTTGgtagcttctttttttttcttttttaattttttaattttttttttgtgatttcctAGATTGATGAATGTAATTATTAAAAAAGCTCTCACTGCGTTTCCAATATGCAAGAATCCTAGATGTTCAGGATATCATTATTGCTTTGATTTTGTTTGGAATAGATTAAATGGCTAATGGATGTGACGGTATATTAAAATGGTTAGCACAATAACATGGAATGAAATTTTGTTGGAAGGGATTTTAATACTGAAACAAGAAAAGTTATAGGGTTAaactcagtttactacccttaagtttcatggttttcaacatttagtacatcaagtttttttcgtcccagagtcatacctaaagtgttaattttgggacagtttcatacatccgttagtcaatcTGTTAACTCTGCCGTTAAATGATGACA encodes the following:
- the LOC126588849 gene encoding E3 ubiquitin-protein ligase RSL1-like, whose amino-acid sequence is MGNKICNGNKRGTSNKFGKHLSEVVKNVCDFCLQSIHLENSFNIKGCTHSYCQQCIVKFIVSNLQLNVTSITCPVPGCAGVLDPEHCRQILPSDVFVSWSNALSESVLSPESDIDSTFICDFCVEPVNLKDSFNIRGCTHFYCQGCIVKFIASKRQDNVTRIMCPVPGCTGTLDLEYCRAILPKDVCDRWGKALCESVVMALMGTGKKYLYCPFNACSALLIHEDPEGTTQSVCPHCKREFCAKCKVPWHTEFDCANFQKLEKRGEDKMLEELAKKKRWRRCPNCKYYVERKSGCSYMKCR